The following are encoded in a window of Phocoena phocoena chromosome 2, mPhoPho1.1, whole genome shotgun sequence genomic DNA:
- the TMEM229B gene encoding transmembrane protein 229B — MLAHTVENGTEAQPGTGTKVNPGHSWTVILMSVRSRALKGVITPVSAMASAEPLTALSRWYLYAIHGYFCEVMFTAAWEFVVNFNWKFPGVTSVWALFIYGTSILIVERMYLRLRGRCPLLVRCLIYTLWTYLWEFTTGFILRQFNACPWDYSQFDFDFMGLITLEYAVPWFCGALIMEQFIIRNTLRLRFDKNAEPGEPSGPLALANGHVKTD, encoded by the exons ATGCTTGCCCACACTGTTGAGAATGGCACCGAGGCCCAGCCAGGCACCGGGACAAAGGTTAACCCGGGACACTCCTGGACAGTGATCCTGATGTCTGTTCGGAGCCGTGCACTCAAAGGTGTGATAA CCCCAGTCAGCGCCATGGCTTCCGCCGAGCCCCTGACGGCGCTGTCCCGCTGGTACCTGTACGCCATCCATGGCTACTTCTGCGAGGTGATGTTCACGGCGGCCTGGGAATTCGTGGTGAACTTTAACTGGAAGTTCCCGGGGGTCACGAGCGTGTGGGCGCTCTTCATCTACGGCACGTCCATCCTCATCGTGGAGCGCATGTACCTGCGCCTGCGCGGCCGCTGCCCGCTACTGGTGCGCTGCCTCATCTACACGCTCTGGACCTACCTGTGGGAGTTCACCACCGGCTTCATCCTGCGCCAGTTCAACGCCTGCCCCTGGGACTACTCCCAGTTCGACTTTGACTTCATGGGCCTCATCACCCTGGAGTACGCCGTGCCCTGGTTCTGCGGGGCCCTCATCATGGAGCAGTTCATCATCCGCAACACCCTCCGCCTCCGCTTTGACAAGAACGCCGAGCCCGGGGAGCCCAGCGGCCCCCTGGCCCTGGCCAACGGCCACGTCAAGACTGactga